From Deltaproteobacteria bacterium, one genomic window encodes:
- a CDS encoding thiamine pyrophosphate-binding protein: MMKRDEMLKTFARQRKDEIVVAVYMAAQEITHIAPSDLNYTFVGAMGQGSSHALGLALGRPDKKVVVFDGDGSLLMNLGSLVTIANQAPKNYVHCLCENGCYETNGSVPTPRSGQMKFAELAKTAGYKKTWEIADLAEWEREIPNILNTEGPVFVTLKVEAGELYPEDFRRLYDREYRDKFKAALAKS, from the coding sequence ACCTTTGCGCGCCAGCGCAAAGATGAGATCGTTGTTGCCGTGTACATGGCGGCGCAGGAGATCACCCATATTGCGCCGAGCGATCTGAATTATACTTTTGTCGGCGCCATGGGGCAGGGCTCGTCGCACGCCTTGGGGTTGGCGCTCGGCCGCCCCGACAAGAAAGTCGTCGTGTTCGACGGCGACGGCAGCTTGCTGATGAATTTGGGCTCGCTCGTGACCATCGCCAATCAGGCGCCGAAAAATTACGTTCACTGTCTGTGCGAGAACGGCTGCTACGAGACCAACGGCTCGGTGCCGACGCCGCGCTCGGGCCAAATGAAGTTCGCCGAGCTGGCGAAGACCGCCGGTTACAAAAAGACCTGGGAGATCGCCGACCTCGCCGAGTGGGAACGCGAGATTCCTAACATTCTCAATACCGAGGGGCCGGTGTTCGTCACGCTCAAGGTGGAAGCCGGCGAGCTCTATCCGGAAGATTTTCGCCGGCTGTACGACCGCGAGTATCGCGATAAGTTTAAAGCTGCGCTGGCGAAAAGCTGA